The proteins below are encoded in one region of Armatimonadota bacterium:
- a CDS encoding cytochrome c: MPVRRRSLPFAAAVLVACAALLGLPFPSERAKAAQPQEQVERGRTVFQNACARCHGGQGEGGEGPRLIGPGNGLAGYLDAQTLFNFVSTNMPVDDPGSLSAEDYWAVLAFLLDANGLLPRGVVLGPQTAPGVRLPP, translated from the coding sequence ATGCCCGTTCGACGACGCAGCCTCCCGTTTGCGGCCGCAGTGTTGGTAGCCTGCGCGGCCCTGCTCGGTCTGCCGTTCCCTTCGGAACGGGCCAAAGCCGCCCAGCCGCAGGAGCAGGTCGAGCGCGGTCGGACCGTCTTCCAGAACGCCTGCGCCCGGTGTCACGGCGGCCAGGGCGAGGGCGGAGAGGGGCCCAGGCTCATCGGACCCGGCAACGGGCTGGCGGGCTACCTGGATGCCCAGACCCTCTTCAACTTCGTGAGCACCAACATGCCGGTCGACGACCCGGGCTCCCTCAGCGCCGAGGACTACTGGGCGGTGCTGGCGTTCCTGCTCGACGCCAACGGGTTGCTGCCCCGGGGAGTCGTCCTCGGACCGCAGACCGCACCGGGCGTCCGCCTGCCCCCTTGA
- a CDS encoding cytidine deaminase, translated as MKATRQRPAAEGALDPAVRARLVRAARGARRRAYAPYSRFPVGAAVLTADGRIYAGCNVECGSFGLSQCAERIAVHKAVSEGRRRIVAVAIVGPDRRELPPCGACRQVLREFGSPLVILARPGRPRVYRFEELLPHAFERPDGDR; from the coding sequence TTGAAGGCCACCCGCCAGAGGCCGGCTGCCGAGGGAGCCCTCGACCCCGCGGTGCGGGCGCGGCTGGTGCGCGCCGCCCGGGGGGCGCGGCGTCGTGCCTACGCACCCTATTCGCGCTTCCCCGTCGGTGCGGCGGTGCTGACCGCCGACGGGAGGATCTATGCGGGTTGCAACGTCGAGTGCGGCTCGTTCGGGTTGTCGCAGTGTGCCGAGCGCATCGCGGTCCACAAGGCCGTGTCGGAGGGCCGGCGCCGCATCGTCGCGGTCGCGATCGTCGGCCCGGATCGGCGCGAACTCCCACCCTGCGGGGCCTGCCGCCAGGTGCTACGCGAGTTCGGATCCCCTCTGGTGATTCTCGCGCGGCCGGGTCGGCCGCGCGTGTACCGTTTCGAAGAGCTGCTCCCGCATGCGTTCGAACGCCCGGATGGCGATCGGTGA
- a CDS encoding M20 family metallopeptidase: protein MDDLGQRVVAAIDAARDELIETSRTLHANPEVAFAEHNSAALLCALLERHGYSVRRGVGGLPTAFRAELPERRAGPTVAFLCEYDALPEIGHACGHNLIAAAGVGAGIGIAAVAAELPGRVLVIGTPAEEGGSGKKILLEAGVFADVDAAMMFHPASYTLPERPSLASWRLRVAYHGRASHAAAAPEEGVNALDALIQLFVSIGLLRQQLRDDARIHGIVTYGGAAPNVIPDRAEASFSVRAADDGYASECLSRVIACAEGAARATGARLETEAQKGYAAMRSNGPLAGRFAEHLASLGVPIDPAPQRVRMGSTDMGDVSQALPAIHPYVSISTDAIGGHTVEFREAAISDLGQERMIAAAKAMALTAADVLTDRAFFAEVRRAYTDGAAAAASAG from the coding sequence ATGGATGATCTGGGGCAGAGGGTCGTCGCTGCGATCGACGCCGCACGCGACGAGCTGATCGAGACCTCCCGCACGCTGCACGCCAACCCCGAAGTTGCGTTCGCCGAGCACAACTCGGCGGCGCTGCTGTGCGCGCTGCTGGAACGGCATGGCTACTCGGTGCGGCGCGGGGTGGGCGGCCTGCCGACGGCCTTCCGGGCCGAACTCCCCGAGCGCCGTGCGGGTCCGACCGTCGCCTTTTTGTGCGAGTACGACGCGTTGCCCGAGATCGGGCATGCCTGTGGCCACAACCTGATCGCCGCCGCGGGTGTGGGAGCAGGGATTGGGATCGCCGCCGTCGCGGCCGAGCTGCCCGGTCGCGTGCTGGTGATCGGGACGCCGGCCGAGGAGGGGGGTAGCGGCAAGAAGATCCTGCTGGAAGCCGGGGTCTTCGCGGACGTCGATGCGGCGATGATGTTCCATCCGGCATCCTACACGTTGCCGGAGCGGCCTTCGCTCGCCTCCTGGCGCCTTCGGGTCGCCTACCACGGGCGGGCGTCGCACGCCGCGGCGGCACCGGAGGAGGGGGTGAACGCGCTGGACGCCCTCATCCAACTCTTCGTGTCGATCGGCCTGCTGCGCCAGCAACTGCGCGACGACGCGCGCATCCACGGCATCGTCACCTACGGCGGCGCCGCGCCCAACGTCATCCCGGACAGGGCGGAAGCCTCGTTCTCGGTACGGGCAGCCGACGACGGTTATGCATCCGAATGCCTGAGCAGGGTGATCGCCTGCGCGGAGGGCGCGGCGAGGGCGACCGGTGCCCGGCTGGAGACTGAAGCCCAGAAGGGGTATGCAGCGATGCGTTCCAACGGACCGCTGGCCGGGCGGTTCGCCGAGCACCTGGCGTCGCTGGGCGTTCCGATCGATCCCGCGCCCCAGCGCGTACGGATGGGTTCGACTGATATGGGGGACGTGAGCCAGGCGCTGCCGGCCATCCACCCGTACGTCTCGATCTCGACCGACGCGATCGGCGGCCACACGGTCGAGTTCCGGGAGGCGGCGATCTCCGACCTCGGGCAGGAGCGGATGATCGCGGCGGCCAAGGCGATGGCCCTCACCGCCGCGGATGTCCTCACCGACCGCGCGTTCTTCGCGGAGGTCCGCCGCGCGTACACAGACGGCGCGGCGGCGGCCGCGTCTGCGGGCTGA
- a CDS encoding hemolysin family protein, protein MDDSSSELGRYFLAAVLVSLSAFFSVAEVALFGANRQRLRQLADEGHLRASVALRLLDTPSRILSTLTVGQLLAEVGLAVVAASLAIRRLGSGWGEVVAVVAAAGIVLLAARIVPRTAAARAPDALAVMCAVPLRAFEVVLWPVTTLLGRLPSGHAIWERAPLTEEHIRLMVRIGEANGALEEGEREMIHSIFELGETLAREIMVPRVDIQAIPHDARLLEIVDRAMEEGHSRIPVYRDTIDHIVGVVYVKDLFRYLREGRTDVTAADVMRRAYYVPETKKVGELFREMRQNNTHIVIVVDEYGGTAGLVTIEDVLEEIVGEIRDEYDVEEREPLVMVDEHTAIVDARMQLDEVNERLRIELPADEVDTLGGFVYSRVGHVPQLGEEITYDGVRIRVEELDGQRIARLRVHKMASAQEARA, encoded by the coding sequence GTGGACGACTCAAGTAGTGAGCTGGGACGGTACTTCCTTGCGGCCGTCCTGGTGTCGTTGTCCGCGTTCTTCTCCGTCGCCGAGGTTGCCCTGTTCGGCGCCAACCGGCAGCGGCTACGGCAGCTGGCCGACGAAGGTCACCTGCGGGCATCGGTAGCTCTGCGGCTGCTCGACACCCCTTCCCGCATCCTGAGCACGCTCACGGTCGGCCAACTCCTCGCGGAGGTAGGTCTGGCGGTGGTGGCTGCCAGCCTGGCGATCCGACGCCTGGGCTCGGGTTGGGGCGAGGTGGTGGCGGTCGTCGCGGCGGCCGGGATCGTGTTGCTGGCGGCAAGGATCGTCCCCCGGACCGCTGCAGCGCGTGCGCCGGATGCGTTGGCGGTGATGTGCGCGGTGCCGCTGCGTGCGTTCGAGGTGGTGCTGTGGCCGGTCACCACGCTGCTGGGGCGACTGCCGTCCGGGCACGCGATCTGGGAGCGCGCCCCGCTCACCGAAGAACACATCCGTCTGATGGTGCGCATCGGCGAGGCGAACGGCGCGCTCGAAGAGGGCGAGCGGGAGATGATCCACTCGATCTTTGAACTCGGCGAGACCCTGGCGCGGGAGATCATGGTTCCCCGGGTGGACATCCAAGCCATTCCCCACGACGCCAGACTGCTCGAGATCGTGGACCGCGCGATGGAGGAAGGGCACTCGCGCATCCCCGTTTACCGGGACACGATCGATCACATCGTCGGCGTGGTCTACGTGAAGGACTTGTTCCGGTATCTGCGGGAGGGGCGGACCGACGTCACGGCCGCGGACGTCATGCGGCGGGCGTACTACGTGCCCGAGACGAAGAAGGTCGGAGAGCTGTTCCGTGAGATGCGGCAGAACAACACGCACATCGTGATCGTCGTCGACGAGTATGGCGGGACCGCGGGTCTGGTGACGATCGAGGACGTGCTGGAGGAGATCGTGGGCGAGATCCGAGACGAGTACGATGTCGAGGAACGCGAGCCGCTCGTGATGGTGGACGAGCACACAGCGATCGTCGACGCCCGGATGCAACTCGACGAGGTCAACGAACGCCTGCGCATCGAACTGCCCGCCGACGAGGTCGACACGCTGGGTGGGTTCGTCTACAGCCGCGTGGGACACGTCCCCCAGCTCGGTGAGGAGATCACCTACGACGGCGTGCGGATCCGCGTAGAGGAACTCGACGGCCAGCGGATCGCGCGCCTGCGCGTGCACAAGATGGCCTCCGCCCAAGAGGCGAGAGCTTGA
- a CDS encoding DUF2628 domain-containing protein: MSVQNESMTAVLGVLIALAVMAAALYLIWQIVGPTWRRAVAQTDEELSRPVRDPAAGLETDVTDRMPPPRLSWNWAAALFGPFWYLYQGLWAHFCVLAATAFLSGGLLLPFVWIYCAVKANEDLWEFRKARWSAY; this comes from the coding sequence GTGAGCGTGCAAAATGAGTCCATGACCGCAGTCCTCGGCGTCCTGATCGCGCTGGCGGTGATGGCCGCGGCCCTGTACTTGATCTGGCAGATCGTGGGGCCGACCTGGCGTCGGGCGGTCGCGCAGACCGACGAGGAACTGTCCCGGCCGGTGCGCGACCCCGCGGCCGGCCTGGAAACGGACGTGACCGACCGCATGCCCCCGCCGCGGCTTTCGTGGAACTGGGCGGCCGCGCTGTTCGGCCCGTTCTGGTACCTGTACCAGGGGTTGTGGGCGCACTTCTGCGTGCTGGCCGCCACCGCGTTCCTCAGCGGAGGGTTGTTGCTGCCTTTCGTCTGGATTTACTGCGCGGTCAAGGCGAACGAGGACCTCTGGGAGTTCCGCAAGGCCCGCTGGAGCGCGTACTGA
- a CDS encoding GntG family PLP-dependent aldolase, whose translation MEALLPVDLRSDTVTRPSRPMREAMASAAVGDDQFGEDPTVNALQERVAATLGKEAALWLPTGTMANQVALRVLTRPGDDVITSRESHLVWHETGAGAANAGVQFTEVGDRGIFTAEQFLAARKPRDHITYPPTTVVAVENTHNRAGGVIFPLDEAERICAGARGHGVSTYLDGARLWNAAVATGRSPAELAAPFDLVSVALSKGLGAPGGSLLAGPRDLMGRAVRCRRMLGGAMRQVGIFAAAGLYALDHNLERLAQDHANARGIAERLAQSPRILLEAAAVQTNIVVFGLAPEAPDAPTVVARAKDRGVLVFAIGPRTIRAVTHLDVSAEQCALAADILVEVVEGHA comes from the coding sequence ATGGAGGCTCTGTTGCCCGTCGATCTGCGCTCCGACACCGTCACGCGCCCGTCGCGCCCGATGCGGGAGGCGATGGCTTCGGCGGCGGTGGGGGACGACCAGTTCGGGGAGGACCCGACGGTGAACGCGCTGCAGGAGCGCGTGGCGGCCACCTTGGGCAAGGAAGCCGCTCTGTGGCTGCCGACGGGGACGATGGCCAACCAGGTCGCCCTGCGCGTGCTCACGCGACCCGGGGACGACGTCATCACCAGCCGCGAGAGCCACTTGGTGTGGCACGAAACCGGCGCCGGCGCGGCCAACGCCGGGGTTCAGTTCACCGAAGTCGGCGACCGTGGCATCTTCACCGCAGAGCAGTTCCTGGCGGCCCGCAAGCCCCGCGACCACATCACCTACCCCCCCACCACCGTGGTGGCCGTCGAGAACACGCACAACAGGGCGGGCGGTGTGATCTTCCCGCTGGACGAGGCCGAGCGGATCTGCGCAGGGGCAAGGGGCCACGGGGTGTCCACCTACTTGGACGGCGCGCGTCTGTGGAACGCGGCGGTCGCCACCGGACGCAGCCCGGCCGAACTCGCTGCCCCGTTCGACCTAGTCTCGGTGGCGCTGTCGAAGGGGCTGGGCGCGCCGGGAGGGTCGCTGCTGGCGGGTCCGCGCGACCTCATGGGTCGTGCCGTGCGGTGCCGCCGGATGCTGGGAGGCGCGATGCGCCAGGTCGGGATCTTCGCCGCAGCCGGCCTGTACGCGCTGGACCACAACCTCGAGCGGCTCGCCCAGGACCACGCAAACGCACGGGGGATCGCCGAGCGACTCGCGCAGAGTCCCCGCATCTTGCTGGAAGCGGCCGCCGTCCAGACGAACATCGTGGTCTTCGGCCTCGCACCCGAAGCCCCGGACGCGCCCACCGTCGTGGCCCGCGCGAAGGACAGAGGGGTGCTGGTCTTCGCGATCGGCCCGCGCACGATTCGGGCCGTCACGCATCTCGATGTGTCGGCCGAACAGTGTGCCCTCGCGGCCGACATCCTCGTGGAGGTGGTGGAAGGCCACGCGTGA
- the era gene encoding GTPase Era — protein sequence MAIGDRTEWGAEVAEAPTPQAEFRSGFAALVGPPNSGKSTLLNALVGAKVAITSPMPQTTRSPLRGVATLPHAQIVFVDTPGLHRPRHTLGERMLRAARTALADVDVVLFVVDGSRSPGEESRIAAEAVASAGRPTVAVVNKRDVATPHALQTWESWLAESVRPEQVVRTSALRAEGLDEVVMAIVERLPPGPRYFEDDDLTDQPVQALVREVVREKAILLTREEIPHAIAVELDEFRPRPEQGITYIRATLHVERPSQKKILVGGGGRVIREIGTLARQEIEALIGGRVYLDLWVKVSQGWRERESLVRRFYPEV from the coding sequence ATGGCGATCGGTGACCGGACGGAGTGGGGCGCGGAAGTGGCAGAGGCACCCACGCCGCAGGCGGAGTTCCGATCGGGGTTCGCGGCGTTGGTGGGGCCTCCGAACAGCGGGAAGTCGACCCTGCTGAACGCGCTCGTCGGGGCCAAGGTCGCGATCACCTCGCCCATGCCGCAGACTACACGCTCGCCGTTGCGGGGGGTGGCGACGCTTCCGCACGCCCAGATCGTCTTCGTCGACACGCCCGGCCTGCACCGTCCCCGGCACACCCTCGGGGAGCGGATGCTGCGCGCGGCGCGCACCGCCCTCGCCGACGTGGACGTGGTGCTGTTCGTCGTGGACGGGTCGCGTTCCCCGGGAGAGGAAAGCCGAATCGCCGCCGAGGCGGTGGCCTCTGCCGGCAGACCGACCGTTGCGGTCGTGAATAAGCGGGATGTTGCCACGCCGCACGCGCTCCAGACCTGGGAGTCGTGGCTGGCCGAATCCGTGCGGCCCGAGCAGGTCGTGCGGACGAGTGCGCTGCGCGCAGAAGGGCTGGACGAGGTGGTGATGGCGATCGTAGAGCGTCTGCCCCCGGGGCCGCGGTACTTCGAAGACGACGACCTCACCGACCAGCCCGTGCAGGCCCTGGTAAGGGAGGTCGTGCGCGAGAAGGCGATCCTGCTGACGCGGGAGGAGATCCCGCACGCGATCGCCGTCGAACTCGATGAGTTCCGACCCAGGCCCGAACAGGGGATCACGTACATCCGTGCCACGCTCCACGTCGAGAGGCCTTCCCAGAAGAAGATCCTGGTCGGAGGAGGTGGCCGCGTGATCCGGGAGATCGGGACGCTGGCCCGGCAGGAGATCGAGGCGCTCATCGGAGGGCGCGTCTACCTGGACCTGTGGGTGAAGGTCAGCCAGGGCTGGCGGGAGCGCGAGAGCCTGGTGCGGCGCTTCTACCCGGAGGTTTGA
- a CDS encoding DUF4383 domain-containing protein, whose amino-acid sequence MAKTYAQVVGVVLIVVGLLGFIASDLLASLLGAAPSLVHNVIHLATGLIGAYIGFSAVSAARSFAQVFGVIYALVALLGFVAPATLVGIGIEVTAMYNVIHLVIALWGLWAGFSRQPAVA is encoded by the coding sequence ATGGCCAAGACGTACGCTCAGGTCGTCGGCGTGGTCCTCATCGTGGTAGGGCTGCTCGGCTTCATCGCTTCGGATCTTCTGGCTTCCCTGCTCGGCGCAGCACCCAGCCTGGTGCACAACGTGATCCACCTGGCCACCGGTCTCATCGGAGCCTACATCGGCTTTTCGGCGGTGTCGGCGGCTCGCAGCTTCGCGCAGGTCTTCGGGGTGATCTACGCGCTGGTGGCGTTGCTGGGGTTCGTGGCGCCCGCGACGCTCGTGGGAATCGGAATCGAGGTCACGGCGATGTACAACGTGATCCACCTGGTGATCGCGCTGTGGGGCCTGTGGGCGGGGTTCAGTCGCCAGCCGGCTGTAGCGTAG